One Lactobacillus sp. CBA3606 DNA segment encodes these proteins:
- a CDS encoding DUF2075 domain-containing protein, with product MTTELSAATFKLTATAALSPAQQQLEHALLTFITTHLAQPTTGLFVIHGDAGTGKSAVLAAAFSRLQALSRSETPNALQGTDNYLVVNHNEMLKIYKRLAGSAPDLRKKDFQKPTPLINRLSKTDHQADVVFIDEAHLLLTQPDRYNRFNGQNQLAELIKHSRVVVLVFDSHQVLKLKSYWQAADLQPFLAQYPHETFNLDEQFRVTGNAQVVNWIDQFTQGHLLPQPVDANFDFRIFADGQPMYDLIRQRDQQVHLARLIATADFPYVVNHGTWYVTAGHLKLPWDKVNLTDDPWALRPETLNEVGSIYTIQGFDLNYAGVILGPSVGYDAATDRVIIHLDHYEDQEAFKNRSDLGELAKLKVQIVFNSINVLMKRGRYGLYITAVDPALRQRLSELSAPQL from the coding sequence ATGACAACTGAACTTAGTGCGGCGACCTTTAAGCTGACCGCGACAGCCGCTTTGTCACCCGCACAACAACAATTAGAACATGCGTTACTGACTTTTATCACCACGCATTTGGCGCAACCGACGACTGGCTTATTCGTCATTCACGGCGATGCCGGTACTGGCAAAAGTGCTGTGCTAGCCGCTGCTTTTAGTCGTTTACAAGCCTTAAGTCGCAGTGAAACGCCAAACGCCTTACAGGGCACTGATAATTATTTAGTTGTCAATCACAACGAAATGCTGAAAATCTATAAACGATTAGCTGGTTCAGCGCCAGATTTACGTAAAAAGGATTTCCAAAAACCGACGCCACTAATTAATCGGTTAAGCAAAACTGACCACCAGGCTGATGTGGTCTTTATTGATGAAGCGCACCTTTTACTCACCCAACCCGACCGTTATAATCGCTTTAACGGTCAAAATCAGTTAGCGGAACTCATCAAGCATAGCCGGGTAGTCGTCTTAGTCTTCGACAGCCATCAAGTCTTAAAATTAAAAAGTTACTGGCAAGCGGCGGATTTACAACCTTTCTTAGCCCAATATCCACACGAAACGTTCAATTTAGATGAGCAATTCCGAGTTACTGGGAATGCACAGGTGGTGAATTGGATCGACCAATTCACCCAAGGCCACTTATTGCCACAACCCGTTGATGCGAACTTTGATTTCCGGATTTTTGCTGACGGTCAACCCATGTATGACCTAATTCGCCAACGTGATCAGCAAGTACACTTGGCGCGCCTCATTGCGACTGCCGACTTTCCCTATGTGGTCAATCATGGCACTTGGTACGTCACTGCCGGTCATCTCAAGCTCCCGTGGGATAAAGTTAATCTGACTGACGATCCATGGGCCTTGCGACCCGAAACCTTAAATGAAGTTGGCTCAATTTATACGATTCAAGGCTTCGACCTCAACTACGCCGGTGTTATTTTAGGCCCATCGGTGGGCTACGATGCCGCAACGGATCGCGTCATCATTCATTTGGACCACTACGAAGATCAAGAGGCCTTTAAAAATCGATCAGATTTAGGTGAACTGGCGAAATTAAAAGTACAAATCGTTTTTAATTCGATTAACGTTTTAATGAAACGCGGGCGCTATGGGCTCTATATCACCGCGGTCGACCCGGCATTACGGCAACGACTATCAGAATTATCGGCACCACAACTTTAA
- a CDS encoding Rrf2 family transcriptional regulator codes for MRLDFSVAVHSLLYLDDHRADKVSSRELAQSLHLNPVMIRNILSVLHKAGYLLGTVGKYGGYQLEKPLVAMNLGDLYDLTIPPTLSYARFITGHSRTDDEVETSPIAANLSESLTDLFTVADQQYRAYYHQFTMADLKRDTHHHGYFLAQKPPLDS; via the coding sequence ATGAGGCTTGATTTTTCGGTGGCAGTTCACAGTTTATTGTACTTAGATGATCATCGGGCAGATAAGGTATCTAGCCGCGAATTAGCGCAATCTTTACATTTGAATCCAGTAATGATTCGTAATATTTTGTCTGTGTTACATAAGGCAGGCTATCTGCTTGGGACAGTCGGTAAATATGGCGGTTACCAACTAGAGAAACCCTTAGTTGCGATGAATTTAGGCGATTTATATGACTTAACGATTCCACCCACTTTGAGTTATGCGCGCTTTATTACCGGCCATTCCCGAACCGATGATGAGGTTGAGACTTCGCCGATTGCGGCCAATTTAAGCGAATCATTGACTGACTTGTTTACGGTGGCGGACCAACAGTATCGGGCCTATTATCATCAATTTACGATGGCTGACTTAAAACGCGATACCCACCATCATGGGTATTTTTTGGCGCAAAAGCCACCTTTAGATTCTTAA
- a CDS encoding acetyl-CoA carboxylase biotin carboxyl carrier protein subunit, which produces MDLDKVYQLMDKFEQSSLTDFEYRDQEFEIQLGKKGHRKATVAGQPVPLPNAPVTEVAPVTPAPVVNTPVTPAATPTPVGTRLAPEQTTDEIDPKECVTAPVVGIYYQAHSADEAPYVKIGDHVSVGQQVGLIQAMQMMRPVVAQQAGQVKALLAKNGDEVNFGQPLLQLALDTPSEV; this is translated from the coding sequence ATGGATTTAGATAAAGTTTATCAACTGATGGATAAGTTTGAGCAAAGTAGTTTAACTGATTTTGAATATCGTGATCAAGAATTTGAGATTCAACTGGGTAAAAAGGGTCATCGTAAAGCAACCGTGGCCGGCCAGCCGGTTCCGTTACCTAACGCGCCCGTTACTGAGGTAGCCCCCGTGACACCAGCGCCAGTCGTGAACACGCCGGTGACCCCAGCAGCGACACCCACTCCGGTGGGGACGCGGTTAGCGCCAGAACAGACTACCGATGAAATTGACCCCAAAGAATGTGTGACGGCGCCAGTCGTGGGTATATATTATCAAGCACATTCGGCGGATGAAGCGCCTTATGTTAAGATTGGCGATCATGTTAGTGTGGGTCAACAAGTGGGCTTGATTCAGGCGATGCAGATGATGCGGCCAGTCGTAGCCCAACAAGCTGGGCAAGTAAAGGCCTTATTAGCTAAAAATGGTGATGAAGTTAACTTTGGGCAACCATTATTACAATTGGCGTTAGATACGCCTAGTGAGGTTTAA
- a CDS encoding SDR family oxidoreductase: MKTQKPLVVITGASSGFGAEDAKLFNAAGYPLLLLGRRLEKIKALPLNFDNVLTAAVDVTDYAALEQAIRTAEAQYGATDLLINNAGVMLLGNVQRQDPKEWQTMLDTNVMGVLNGTQIVLPAMVARQHGTIINMSSIAGFKSFINHAAYVASKFGVHGLSETIRQEVANDNVRISLVAPGAGETELLTHVTDQQALTDYEAWKATMGGTTLAAKDVATTVKFIYDMPQNVNIREIDLAATRQDN, translated from the coding sequence ATGAAAACACAAAAACCATTGGTCGTTATTACCGGTGCTAGCTCCGGCTTTGGCGCTGAAGACGCAAAACTATTTAATGCTGCAGGCTACCCCTTACTTTTATTAGGTCGGCGACTTGAAAAAATCAAAGCATTACCTTTAAACTTTGATAATGTCCTCACGGCAGCCGTTGATGTGACCGATTATGCCGCTTTAGAGCAAGCCATTCGGACCGCCGAAGCACAATACGGTGCCACTGATTTGTTAATCAACAATGCCGGCGTGATGTTACTCGGTAATGTGCAGCGACAAGACCCGAAAGAATGGCAAACAATGCTCGACACCAATGTCATGGGCGTTTTGAATGGCACTCAAATCGTGCTCCCAGCGATGGTTGCTCGCCAACACGGAACCATCATCAACATGTCGTCAATTGCTGGGTTTAAATCTTTCATTAACCATGCGGCTTACGTCGCTAGTAAATTTGGTGTCCACGGCTTATCCGAAACGATTCGCCAAGAAGTCGCCAATGATAATGTGCGTATCTCACTAGTCGCACCGGGTGCCGGTGAAACTGAACTATTGACTCACGTGACGGACCAACAAGCCTTAACCGATTATGAAGCTTGGAAAGCCACCATGGGCGGCACGACTTTGGCTGCGAAAGACGTTGCCACAACGGTCAAATTCATCTATGACATGCCTCAAAATGTTAATATTCGTGAAATTGACTTGGCCGCCACACGTCAAGATAACTAA
- a CDS encoding MerR family transcriptional regulator, whose translation MTYSIGEVAKKLAISPYTLRYYDKAGLLPFVDRNAAGRRRFKDNDFNYLEVIMCLKEAEVPVKQIAAFIALCMAGDTTLQSRYDYLDQHETELEEKMARMQQTLDFLRWKKWYYKTALQAGTETSHYLPHTNHVDPAVRQEFDRLVANGADPKQLGQLHAADQRVAD comes from the coding sequence ATGACCTATTCAATCGGCGAAGTTGCCAAAAAGTTAGCGATTAGCCCATACACGTTACGCTACTATGATAAAGCCGGGCTATTACCCTTTGTTGATCGGAATGCAGCCGGTCGCCGGCGATTTAAAGATAATGATTTTAATTATTTGGAAGTAATCATGTGTTTAAAGGAAGCCGAGGTACCAGTAAAACAAATTGCAGCGTTCATTGCACTTTGTATGGCTGGTGATACAACGTTGCAAAGTCGGTATGACTATTTAGACCAGCACGAGACCGAGTTGGAAGAAAAAATGGCCCGGATGCAACAGACGTTAGACTTTTTACGTTGGAAAAAGTGGTATTACAAGACTGCTTTGCAAGCGGGAACGGAAACAAGCCATTATTTACCGCACACCAATCACGTGGATCCAGCGGTCCGGCAGGAATTTGATCGGTTAGTAGCTAACGGTGCGGACCCTAAGCAGTTAGGCCAATTGCATGCGGCTGATCAACGAGTCGCGGATTAA
- a CDS encoding cation-transporting P-type ATPase codes for MFYDQTSQTVLTDLATSRQTGLSVAEAQQRLIKAGKNEMQTDPPTPIWLVLLRSFKEPLVIILLLAALLSVISGSYDLIQTGNGDHARSSFYEAIAIIILILINSGLSVWQTVNARKSLAGLKAMNNHQVAVLRDDLWDKVAANQLVTGDIISVKTGDFIEADVRWIKVSELQVLEAHLTGESEPIMKTVTELATATDLGDRKNMGYSGSTVTNGAGYAVVVATGMATELGKIASLLQTTPEQKTPIEKTINELTHKLMLVAGGIVIFTLLAGSLKTWLTTGSFSFTSFMALLATAIALAVAAIPDALPAVLSIVLTIGATVLAKRNGLIKSLNSVETLGSTTYIASDKTGTLTKNEMTVTRFFANGIDFEVEGRGYEPLGEITPSAQVTAAQQFISASILDNEANVSKTENGAYVPFGNPTDVALVVLGLKAGLDRAELLNQPATADVDILRLFPFDSTRKLMSVVIRSGQTYKVITKGAPDVLLKRAVAVELNGERVPIATGRAPFTAKIDEFAAAALRTLAVGERVVTKAEALDLPMAELEQQVRLLGLAGIIDPPREEVRQSVATLHQAKINVVMITGDHAKTAQAIAVKLGIVAADGPAAMEGQQLDQLTDDELYEKVPAIRVYARVSPEHKQRIIRQLQRHGEVVAMTGDGVNDAPALRVADIGIAMGINGTDVTKDSADLILLDDKFTTIEHSVAAGRTIFTNIKNFMRHELTTNVAEVLSLLFGLLLITHDIGQVGSNVPTLTALMVLWVNMVSDALPSFALGYDVPEADIMQVPPRNTHQSILANGMLPRVLVRGTVMGLTVFIAFIWAASSGMSIQAAQTVAFLTLVFGQLWHVFDARSAKTLFHRNPFSNPKLVLAVAFSALSSLFVTMSPFFNEVMGTARLSKLVYLMVIFLPAVPVLVISAIKALVLSKR; via the coding sequence ATGTTTTATGATCAAACTTCACAAACGGTATTGACTGATTTAGCTACGAGCCGGCAGACCGGCTTATCGGTAGCTGAGGCCCAACAACGACTTATTAAGGCTGGCAAAAATGAAATGCAAACTGACCCGCCGACTCCGATTTGGTTAGTGTTGTTGCGGAGTTTTAAAGAACCCTTAGTGATTATTTTATTGTTGGCGGCATTATTATCAGTCATTAGCGGTAGTTATGACTTAATTCAGACTGGCAATGGGGATCATGCCCGGTCATCATTTTATGAAGCAATTGCCATTATCATTTTGATATTGATTAACAGTGGCTTGTCCGTCTGGCAAACGGTGAATGCGCGAAAATCATTGGCGGGATTAAAAGCGATGAATAATCATCAAGTGGCCGTGTTACGTGATGATTTATGGGATAAAGTGGCGGCTAACCAGCTGGTCACCGGTGATATTATTAGTGTTAAAACCGGCGACTTTATTGAAGCGGATGTTCGTTGGATTAAAGTTTCGGAACTGCAAGTGCTCGAAGCACATTTGACTGGCGAATCAGAGCCGATTATGAAAACGGTTACTGAACTAGCAACCGCCACTGACTTAGGTGATCGCAAAAATATGGGTTATTCAGGCTCAACGGTCACTAATGGGGCGGGCTATGCCGTAGTTGTGGCGACCGGAATGGCGACCGAATTGGGCAAAATCGCTAGCTTATTACAAACGACGCCAGAGCAAAAGACCCCGATTGAAAAGACGATTAACGAGCTGACGCACAAGTTAATGTTGGTTGCAGGTGGCATCGTGATTTTCACCTTGTTGGCGGGTAGTCTGAAAACTTGGTTGACGACGGGGAGCTTCTCATTTACGAGCTTTATGGCCTTGTTAGCCACGGCGATTGCCTTAGCGGTGGCGGCGATTCCCGATGCGTTACCAGCAGTATTGTCAATCGTCTTGACGATTGGGGCGACGGTATTAGCCAAGCGTAATGGGCTCATTAAATCGCTTAATAGTGTGGAAACTTTGGGGTCCACGACGTATATTGCTTCCGACAAAACCGGCACCTTAACTAAAAATGAAATGACGGTCACACGCTTTTTTGCTAATGGAATTGATTTTGAGGTTGAAGGTCGCGGTTACGAGCCGTTGGGCGAGATTACGCCGTCAGCTCAAGTGACGGCGGCGCAGCAATTTATCAGTGCTAGTATTTTGGATAATGAAGCCAATGTGTCTAAAACTGAAAATGGGGCCTATGTACCATTCGGTAATCCGACCGATGTGGCGTTGGTTGTTCTAGGCTTAAAAGCGGGCTTGGATCGCGCTGAATTGTTAAATCAACCAGCAACGGCTGATGTTGATATCCTGCGCCTGTTTCCATTTGATAGTACCCGTAAGTTAATGAGTGTGGTTATCAGAAGTGGTCAAACCTATAAAGTGATTACCAAAGGGGCGCCAGATGTGCTATTGAAACGAGCCGTAGCGGTTGAATTAAATGGTGAACGGGTCCCGATTGCGACGGGGCGGGCGCCGTTTACTGCTAAGATTGATGAGTTTGCCGCAGCAGCCTTGCGTACCTTGGCGGTAGGTGAGCGGGTGGTCACCAAAGCTGAAGCCCTGGATTTGCCAATGGCTGAATTGGAACAGCAGGTAAGGTTATTAGGATTGGCGGGTATTATTGATCCACCGCGCGAAGAGGTGCGGCAATCGGTCGCCACGTTACACCAAGCAAAGATTAACGTGGTTATGATTACTGGCGACCATGCTAAAACGGCCCAAGCCATCGCTGTAAAATTAGGCATTGTTGCCGCCGATGGGCCAGCCGCTATGGAGGGGCAACAGCTTGATCAATTAACGGATGATGAATTATATGAAAAGGTGCCGGCAATTCGGGTGTATGCCCGCGTCTCACCGGAACACAAACAACGGATTATCCGACAATTACAACGGCATGGCGAAGTGGTTGCCATGACTGGCGATGGCGTGAATGATGCGCCCGCATTGCGAGTAGCGGATATTGGGATTGCGATGGGGATTAACGGGACGGATGTCACCAAGGATTCGGCCGATTTAATTCTATTAGATGATAAATTCACGACCATCGAACATTCTGTCGCAGCTGGCCGAACTATTTTTACTAATATTAAAAATTTTATGCGTCACGAGTTAACTACCAATGTGGCCGAGGTCTTGTCCTTGTTGTTCGGCCTATTGTTGATTACACATGATATTGGTCAAGTTGGCAGTAATGTGCCAACGCTGACCGCATTAATGGTGCTATGGGTGAATATGGTTAGTGATGCGTTACCATCGTTTGCATTGGGATATGATGTTCCCGAAGCGGATATTATGCAGGTGCCTCCACGGAATACGCATCAATCCATCTTGGCGAATGGCATGCTACCACGGGTGCTGGTGCGGGGGACGGTAATGGGCCTGACGGTGTTTATCGCGTTTATCTGGGCTGCCAGTAGTGGTATGTCCATTCAAGCAGCTCAAACCGTGGCCTTTTTAACCTTAGTTTTTGGGCAACTCTGGCATGTATTTGATGCGCGGAGTGCCAAAACGCTATTTCACCGCAATCCGTTTAGTAATCCAAAATTAGTGTTAGCAGTGGCTTTTTCAGCGCTAAGTTCGCTGTTTGTGACGATGTCGCCGTTCTTTAACGAAGTTATGGGAACGGCCCGACTAAGCAAGCTGGTCTATCTGATGGTTATCTTCTTACCAGCAGTGCCCGTACTAGTTATTTCAGCGATTAAGGCATTAGTTTTAAGTAAGCGATAA
- the rihC gene encoding ribonucleoside hydrolase RihC: protein MSTKIIMDTDPGIDDAAAITIAINHPAFDLDLITTVAGNVTVDKTTLNALKLTRFFNSAVPVAAGAAQPLIKPFEDAVRVHGVSGMPGYDFPTDLAQPLAETAVEALRDHIMQAEHPITLVPTGAYTNIALLFKTYPEVLPHIKEIVAMGGTLGQGNMTSAAEFNVFTDPHAAAIMYAAGVPITMVGLDVTMKALLTPATMQQLPSLGRTGAMLHALFNHYQDGDQTGLPMHDVNTLFYLLHPEAFTTKAMWIDVQTEGPANGETVGDTRGAYHAGQTNATVCVDIDAPAFNAWFLKTIAAIG from the coding sequence ATGTCAACCAAAATTATTATGGATACGGACCCAGGGATTGATGACGCCGCTGCAATCACCATTGCCATCAACCATCCTGCCTTTGATTTAGACCTCATCACGACCGTTGCCGGCAATGTGACCGTTGATAAAACCACTTTAAATGCTTTAAAATTAACGCGCTTTTTCAATAGCGCCGTTCCCGTCGCAGCCGGCGCAGCCCAACCGTTAATCAAACCGTTTGAAGATGCTGTCCGGGTGCATGGCGTTTCAGGCATGCCAGGTTATGATTTTCCAACTGATCTAGCTCAGCCGCTGGCCGAAACGGCGGTTGAAGCTTTACGTGATCATATTATGCAAGCTGAACACCCCATCACGTTAGTCCCCACGGGTGCTTACACTAATATCGCCCTACTTTTTAAAACTTATCCAGAAGTTTTGCCACACATTAAAGAAATCGTTGCGATGGGGGGCACCTTAGGTCAAGGTAATATGACCAGTGCGGCTGAATTTAATGTCTTTACCGATCCACATGCGGCCGCAATTATGTATGCCGCGGGTGTGCCAATTACGATGGTCGGTCTCGACGTCACAATGAAAGCACTGCTAACACCGGCAACCATGCAACAATTACCAAGTCTAGGCCGGACTGGCGCCATGCTACATGCCCTCTTCAACCATTATCAAGATGGCGATCAGACTGGCTTGCCCATGCATGATGTAAATACATTGTTCTATCTCCTACATCCAGAAGCCTTTACAACTAAGGCGATGTGGATTGACGTACAGACGGAAGGCCCCGCCAATGGCGAAACCGTTGGTGATACTCGTGGCGCTTACCATGCGGGTCAAACCAACGCAACCGTCTGTGTGGATATTGATGCCCCGGCTTTTAATGCTTGGTTCTTGAAAACAATTGCCGCAATTGGCTAA
- a CDS encoding Gfo/Idh/MocA family protein, which produces MPVKFGILSAASIVPRVVAGMHESPVATPLAIAARSQTKAQQLAAQCHIATVAPTYTALVDNPQLDAVYIPTYNAGHFPLAKLALEHHQAVLLEKPFTMTVTQANDLFDLAQRNQVLLMEAQKAVFLPITQQIKQLLQAGTLGTVRTINITEYHPRGNPTGWFTNRAAGGGALYGSGAYALDYLQYLLAPTTLEVTGVATIPTGLTDTQAALSLSLDDCLVNLLITAAQPQPSQMVIHGDLGTITIPNYWKTDHATLALNDQPPRQLKVTQQSEFVFEINHFCDLLSHHQLTSPVMTPAITKQTIQLIEHCYTQWYH; this is translated from the coding sequence ATGCCAGTCAAATTTGGAATTTTAAGTGCTGCTTCAATTGTGCCACGTGTCGTAGCCGGGATGCACGAATCACCAGTTGCCACCCCGCTAGCCATTGCAGCTCGTTCACAAACTAAAGCCCAACAACTAGCCGCTCAGTGTCACATTGCTACCGTGGCCCCAACTTACACGGCGCTAGTTGATAATCCGCAATTAGATGCTGTCTATATTCCAACCTATAATGCCGGCCATTTTCCGTTGGCTAAATTGGCCCTTGAACATCACCAAGCCGTGTTGTTAGAAAAGCCCTTTACCATGACGGTGACCCAAGCTAATGATTTATTTGACCTTGCACAGCGAAACCAGGTCCTGTTAATGGAAGCGCAAAAAGCCGTTTTCTTACCGATCACCCAACAGATCAAACAGTTATTGCAGGCTGGAACGCTGGGTACCGTACGCACAATCAACATCACAGAATATCATCCGCGGGGTAACCCTACTGGTTGGTTCACTAACCGTGCGGCTGGTGGCGGCGCGCTATATGGCAGTGGCGCCTACGCTTTAGATTATCTCCAATACTTGTTGGCACCCACCACCCTAGAAGTCACCGGGGTCGCCACAATTCCGACCGGCCTGACCGATACCCAAGCCGCCCTCAGTCTGAGCCTTGACGACTGCTTGGTTAACCTCTTAATTACGGCCGCCCAACCACAACCCAGTCAAATGGTGATTCACGGCGATTTAGGGACTATCACCATTCCCAATTATTGGAAAACTGACCATGCGACCTTAGCTTTAAATGACCAACCGCCACGACAACTTAAAGTCACCCAGCAAAGTGAATTTGTTTTTGAAATCAATCATTTTTGCGACTTACTAAGTCACCACCAGCTCACTAGTCCGGTCATGACACCGGCAATCACCAAACAAACGATTCAGTTAATTGAACACTGCTATACACAGTGGTATCACTAA
- a CDS encoding oxidoreductase has translation MGKPRVILITGASSGIGKATALKLQAQGNIVYGAARRIEKMTDLAASGVHVLKLDVTEEATLVAAVKTIKTEQGRLDILINNAGYGSYGALEDVSLAEGEYQFKVNVFGVMRLIQLVLPMMRAQHAGRIINVSSIGGKIYQPLSAWYMGTKHAIEGMSDALRMEVAPFGIQVSIIEPGGIKTEWAGIAEEKLLAISGETAYAKQAVKVGAMLSLFDEFASNPGVIAKLMTRAVNDERPKTRYHAGMGAGLSLTARHWLSDRQFDRMMGQMVTGAAKLAKLQHRGQRAGKAHYRRTTN, from the coding sequence ATGGGAAAACCACGCGTGATTTTAATTACCGGGGCGTCATCAGGCATTGGAAAAGCGACGGCCCTGAAGCTACAGGCACAGGGTAATATTGTGTATGGAGCGGCTCGCCGGATTGAAAAAATGACGGATTTAGCAGCCAGTGGCGTGCATGTCTTAAAGCTCGATGTAACGGAAGAGGCCACGTTAGTCGCTGCCGTCAAAACGATTAAAACTGAACAAGGTCGGTTAGATATTTTAATTAACAATGCCGGTTATGGTTCTTACGGCGCCCTAGAAGATGTGAGCTTAGCAGAAGGCGAGTATCAGTTTAAAGTCAATGTTTTTGGTGTGATGCGTTTGATTCAACTCGTCTTACCAATGATGCGGGCGCAACATGCCGGGCGGATTATTAATGTCTCGTCGATTGGTGGCAAAATCTATCAACCATTAAGTGCCTGGTACATGGGGACCAAGCATGCGATTGAAGGCATGAGTGACGCATTGCGGATGGAAGTGGCGCCCTTTGGTATTCAAGTTTCAATTATTGAACCCGGTGGGATTAAGACGGAATGGGCTGGAATTGCTGAAGAAAAGTTGTTAGCCATTTCAGGTGAAACGGCTTACGCTAAACAAGCCGTCAAAGTTGGGGCCATGTTGTCGTTATTTGATGAATTTGCGTCGAATCCGGGTGTCATTGCCAAGTTAATGACGCGAGCGGTTAATGATGAGCGTCCAAAAACACGCTACCATGCAGGGATGGGCGCTGGCTTATCGTTAACGGCTCGTCACTGGTTATCTGATCGTCAGTTCGATCGAATGATGGGGCAAATGGTGACTGGTGCGGCTAAGTTAGCCAAGTTACAGCATCGTGGTCAACGGGCAGGTAAGGCCCACTATCGCCGCACAACGAATTAA